The following coding sequences lie in one Sesamum indicum cultivar Zhongzhi No. 13 linkage group LG9, S_indicum_v1.0, whole genome shotgun sequence genomic window:
- the LOC105171245 gene encoding uncharacterized protein LOC105171245, with the protein MAAKAQIGFSILILLFLFLIGDSLASPQMCNQFVNCTVNINVCKTKCNTRYHGRLGFCISTAPASPPTPPPALLQPMKLSRAGKKAYRCNCTFQKKPRQNCPGTKQVPVAILNKA; encoded by the exons atgGCAGCTAAGGCACAAATAGGATTTTCCATTCTAATCcttctcttcctctttctcaTAG gTGACTCACTTGCGTCTCCTCAAATGTGCAACCAATTCGTCAACTGTACTGTGAATATAAATGTGTGTAAGACTAAGTGCAACACTCGTTATCACGGCCGATTAGGGTTCTGCATCTCAACTGCGCCGGCTAGTCCGCCAACTCCTCCACCAGCCCTTCTGCAGCCAATGAAGCTGTCGAGAGCAGGCAAAAAGGCCTACCGCTGCAACTGTACGTTCCAGAAGAAGCCAAGACAGAATTGCCCAGGCACAAAGCAAGTTCCTGTTGCAATCTTAAACAAAGCTTAG
- the LOC105171280 gene encoding uncharacterized protein LOC105171280 — protein sequence MATAEFTDSLGNDATSRGGFDQEFMQLQSSDHSGMVMVSAQFIGNNYFAWSRAVRRALTAKMKLDFIDGTASRPPTNTDEFRRWNRIDSIVTTCMLNCMSKELVESFMYVASSRELWLELEAQFGESNSPMIYQLQKEIGQVTQGNMSITEYYTKLKHLWDELLCLAPAPKCVCAGCTCDVNKAMAEVTASNQLIQFLVGLSSVYEQARNQILLLDPLPSVTKAFSMLIRIEKQMQVSICSMEPRSLWGEEEVSVL from the coding sequence ATGGCTACGGCAGAATTTACTGATTCATTGGGTAATGACGCCACATCACGTGGTGGTTTTGATCAAGAGTTTATGCAGCTTCAGTCCTCGGATCACTCTGGAATGGTGATGGTATCGGCTCAGTTCATAGGCAACAATTACTTTGCCTGGAGTCGAGCAGTGAGAAGAGCTTTAACGGCGAAAATGAAACTCGATTTCATTGACGGTACTGCGAGCCGTCCACCTACCAATACTGATGAATTCAGACGCTGGAATCGCATCGATTCCATCGTTACGACCTGTATGCTTAATTGTATGTCCAAGGAACTCGTAGAGTCTTTTATGTATGTGGCTTCTTCGCGCGAATTGTGGCTAGAATTGGAGGCTCAGTTTGGAGAAAGCAATAGCCCTATGATATATCAGTTGCAGAAGGAAATTGGGCAAGTTACACAAGGAAATATGAGTATTACAGAGTATTACACCAAGTTGAAACACCTTTGGGATGAGCTATTGTGTCTTGCTCCCGCACCAAAGTGCGTATGTGCTGGCTGTACATGCGATGTTAACAAGGCTATGGCAGAAGTGACAGCTTCTAATCAACTAATCCAGTTCTTAGTGGGATTAAGTTCAGTTTACGAACAAGCGCGCAACCAAATACTATTACTGGATCCATTGCCTTCAGTCACCAAGGCTTTTTCGATGCTTATTCGAATTGAAAAACAGATGCAAGTTAGCATTTGTAGCATGGAGCCAAGAAGTCTGTGGGGCGAGGAAGAGGTTTCAGTGCTGTAA